In Musa acuminata AAA Group cultivar baxijiao chromosome BXJ3-11, Cavendish_Baxijiao_AAA, whole genome shotgun sequence, one DNA window encodes the following:
- the LOC103970890 gene encoding flavonoid 3',5'-hydroxylase 1-like codes for MDMATTFLRELFLCAALYYILRHVVSRLLSCFSPLPPGPRGFPVVGALPLLGSAPHVTLAGMAKRYGPVMHLKMGQFGMVVASTPDAARVFLKTLDPYFSNRPVDAASVRLAYGGQDLVFAEYGPKWKLLRKLCKLEMLGNKALESWAAVRRDEVGRMLRSMHASGRKGEPVMLGGMLIYTIANMIGRVILSRRVFETKGSEANEFKDMVVELMTLAAQVNISDFLPAVAWMDLQGLEARMKKLHKKFDRVLSRMVAEHEASKGEREGRPDLLDAVMAIRDGPAEEKLTNDNVKALLLNLFTAGTDTSKGTIEWAMAEMQLNPSILRRAQAEMDGIIGRNRRLEESDIPNLPYLQAICKESFRKHPSTPLNLPRISTQACEVNGYYIPKNTKLFVNVWAIGRDADVWEHPLEFNPDRFMTAKGAKIDPRGNDFELIPFGAGRRICAGVRAGVVLVQYMLGSLIHSFDWSLPEGSKPDMGETFGIALQKTVPVAAMVSPRCAPSVYD; via the exons ATGGATATGGCAACAACCTTCCTACGTGAGCTTTTCCTATGCGCTGCGCTCTACTACATCCTTCGCCACGTCGTCTCCCGCCTCCTGTCGTGTTTTTCTCCTCTCCCTCCGGGACCGCGAGGCTTCCCGGTGGTGGGTGCCCTCCCGCTGCTGGGAAGCGCGCCGCACGTCACACTGGCCGGCATGGCCAAGCGCTACGGCCCCGTCATGCACCTCAAAATGGGGCAGTTCGGGATGGTGGTGGCGTCTACTCCGGACGCCGCCCGAGTCTTCCTCAAGACCCTCGATCCTTACTTCTCGAACCGCCCGGTCGACGCCGCCTCCGTCCGCCTCGCCTACGGTGGTCAGGACCTTGTTTTCGCCGAGTACGGCCCCAAGTGGAAGTTGCTGCGCAAACTCTGCAAATTGGAGATGCTCGGCAACAAGGCGCTCGAGTCATGGGCGGCGGTGCGGCGCGACGAGGTCGGCCGCATGTTGCGATCCATGCATGCATCGGGGCGGAAGGGAGAGCCGGTCATGCTAGGGGGGATGCTAATCTATACCATAGCCAACATGATCGGGCGGGTGATACTGAGCCGGCGGGTGTTCGAGACGAAGGGCTCGGAGGCGAACGAGTTCAAGGACATGGTGGTGGAACTCATGACATTAGCGGCGCAAGTCAACATCAGTGACTTCTTGCCGGCGGTGGCTTGGATGGACCTCCAGGGGCTGGAGGCGCGGATGAAGAAGCTGCACAAGAAGTTCGATCGGGTTCTCAGCAGGATGGTGGCGGAGCACGAGGCGTCAAAGGGTGAACGTGAGGGGAGACCGGACTTGCTTGACGCAGTGATGGCGATTCGGGACGGGCCAGCGGAGGAGAAGCTGACCAACGATAACGTCAAGGCTCTTCTTTTG AATCTGTTCACCGCAGGCACCGACACCTCGAAGGGCACCATAGAATGGGCAATGGCCGAAATGCAACTGAACCCAAGCATCCTCAGGCGAGCCCAGGCCGAGATGGACGGAATCATCGGCCGAAACCGGCGTCTGGAGGAATCCGACATACCAAACCTCCCGTACCTTCAAGCCATATGCAAGGAATCATTCCGGAAGCACCCATCCACGCCTCTCAACCTCCCACGGATCTCAACCCAGGCGTGCGAGGTCAACGGCTATTACATCCCGAAGAACACGAAGCTCTTCGTCAACGTATGGGCCATCGGGAGGGACGCGGACGTGTGGGAGCACCCACTAGAGTTCAACCCCGACCGCTTCATGACGGCGAAGGGCGCCAAGATAGACCCTCGTGGCAATGACTTCGAGCTCATACCGTTCGGCGCCGGGCGGAGGATCTGCGCCGGTGTGCGCGCGGGGGTTGTGCTCGTGCAGTACATGTTGGGTTCGCTGATCCACTCGTTCGACTGGAGTCTACCCGAAGGGTCAAAGCCCGACATGGGCGAGACGTTTGGGATCGCACTGCAAAAGACTGTGCCGGTGGCGGCCATGGTGAGCCCTCGATGTGCTCCCAGCGTCTACGACTAG
- the LOC103970891 gene encoding uncharacterized protein LOC103970891 has protein sequence MGNRASCVQLRPKAGATAKLVGIDGVVRLVEAPATAAEVMMEFLGRVVASADVVERTRRADAMRADEELRPGAVYLLLPVGRVGSRLSDRQMEVLLDAGHRPRRGREEVDCGGGTQVFPEVAVGAEGKVAGLEGYVTGYRGKRVGGCGQWRPVLDTVHESESD, from the coding sequence ATGGGTAATCGGGCATCGTGCGTGCAGCTGAGGCCGAAGGCGGGGGCGACGGCCAAGCTCGTGGGCATCGACGGCGTCGTCCGACTCGTGGAGGCACCAGCCACCGCCGCCGAGGTCATGATGGAGTTTCTCGGCCGCGTGGTGGCGAGCGCAGACGTGGTGGAACGGACCCGGCGCGCCGACGCAATGAGGGCGGACGAGGAGCTGCGGCCTGGGGCGGTCTACCTGCTGCTGCCCGTGGGCCGAGTCGGGTCCCGGCTTTCCGACCGGCAGATGGAGGTCTTGCTCGACGCTGGCCACCGACCGCGGAGGGGGAGGGAGGAGGTGGATTGTGGTGGCGGAACGCAGGTGTTCCCGGAAGTAGCCGTCGGGGCGGAGGGGAAGGTTGCGGGGTTGGAGGGGTATGTGACCGGGTATCGTGGTAAACGGGTTGGCGGATGTGGGCAGTGGAGACCAGTTCTCGACACCGTTCACGAATCCGAATCCGATTAA